One window of the Conexibacter sp. SYSU D00693 genome contains the following:
- a CDS encoding MlaD family protein translates to MRGRLLLQLQRSRRSVVVLALGIAVAVVSAAVLLGSLSGGSPLTGRTTIRVAVDDAKSVAPGKNEVRWVGVVVGRITAADLEGERAVLTAEVETGKAPPLFRDAQLRLRPQTALNDMVLDVVRRGTPAAGRLEDGQVLDAGRTQTPVDVAEVLNVFSTDVRDRLERALDELAVGLPDGGAQLRSAFAELVPFVRAADRVSTAIARRDAATRRLVTRVRAITDELARRDGAVTRLVRDAGSTFRTLGDRRADLDRTLGTLPETLDQVRSSFARLDGTLGDVRPALTALRPVAAALPSGLGALQGLAGDLDPALRALGPAVPALRPLARDLAPTSSSLRTAFSRLEPQLPRVDRLTQQLSRCEREVQAFFAWSMSVFKFGTRSTGGTSPRGALVFSPEDFTNGNGPTMRPARSCADGSPTP, encoded by the coding sequence GTGAGGGGACGGCTCCTGCTCCAGCTCCAGCGCTCGCGCCGCTCGGTCGTCGTCCTCGCCCTGGGCATCGCCGTGGCCGTGGTGAGCGCCGCGGTCCTGCTCGGGTCGCTGAGCGGCGGCTCGCCGCTCACGGGCCGCACCACGATCAGGGTCGCCGTCGACGACGCCAAGAGCGTCGCGCCCGGCAAGAACGAGGTCCGGTGGGTGGGCGTCGTCGTCGGGCGCATCACCGCGGCCGACCTCGAGGGCGAGCGCGCGGTGCTCACCGCCGAGGTCGAGACCGGCAAGGCCCCGCCGCTGTTCCGCGACGCGCAGCTGCGCCTGCGCCCGCAGACCGCGCTCAACGACATGGTCCTCGACGTCGTGCGCCGCGGCACGCCGGCGGCCGGCCGGCTCGAGGACGGGCAGGTGCTCGACGCGGGACGCACGCAGACGCCGGTCGACGTCGCCGAGGTCCTCAACGTCTTCTCGACCGACGTGCGCGACCGCCTCGAGCGGGCCCTCGACGAGCTGGCCGTCGGCCTGCCCGACGGCGGGGCGCAGCTGCGCTCGGCCTTCGCCGAGCTCGTCCCGTTCGTGCGGGCGGCCGACCGGGTCAGCACCGCGATCGCCCGCCGCGACGCCGCGACCCGTCGCCTCGTCACGCGCGTGCGCGCGATCACCGACGAGCTCGCCCGCCGCGACGGCGCCGTGACGCGCCTCGTGCGCGACGCGGGCTCGACCTTCCGCACCCTGGGCGACCGGCGCGCCGACCTCGACCGGACCCTCGGCACCCTCCCGGAGACGCTGGACCAGGTCCGCTCCTCCTTCGCGCGGCTCGACGGCACGCTCGGCGACGTGCGCCCCGCGCTCACCGCGCTGCGGCCGGTCGCGGCCGCGCTGCCGTCGGGCCTCGGCGCCCTGCAGGGCCTGGCCGGCGACCTGGACCCGGCCCTGCGCGCGCTGGGCCCCGCCGTCCCGGCGCTGCGGCCGCTGGCCCGCGACCTCGCGCCGACGTCCTCGTCGCTGCGCACCGCGTTCTCGCGCCTCGAGCCCCAGCTGCCGCGCGTCGACCGCCTCACCCAGCAGCTCTCGCGCTGCGAGCGCGAGGTCCAGGCCTTCTTCGCCTGGTCGATGTCGGTCTTCAAGTTCGGGACACGCAGCACCGGCGGCACCTCGCCGCGTGGCGCGCTGGTCTTCAGCCCGGAGGACTTCACCAACGGCAACGGGCCGACGATGCGGCCGGCCCGCAGCTGCGCGGACG